A stretch of the Mycolicibacterium celeriflavum genome encodes the following:
- a CDS encoding nitroreductase family deazaflavin-dependent oxidoreductase: protein MKASEHPNNAPGVPMVFPPWVENLQVKYFNPMIRPFSRLIPGMATIKHRGRKSGKPYETIVTAFRKGDTVAIALGHGKTDWVKNVLAAGEADLHLIRRNLHLVNPRIVPASSGAQGLPLMARLQAGRVAIFVADVARGT, encoded by the coding sequence ATGAAAGCCAGTGAGCATCCCAACAATGCGCCCGGCGTTCCCATGGTGTTTCCGCCTTGGGTGGAGAACTTGCAGGTCAAGTACTTCAATCCGATGATCAGGCCGTTCTCGCGCCTCATCCCGGGGATGGCGACGATAAAACACCGCGGCCGGAAATCCGGCAAGCCGTACGAGACGATCGTCACTGCGTTCCGTAAGGGCGACACGGTGGCCATCGCACTCGGTCACGGCAAAACGGACTGGGTGAAGAACGTGCTGGCCGCCGGCGAAGCCGATCTGCACCTCATCCGCCGCAATCTGCACCTGGTCAACCCGCGGATCGTGCCCGCGAGCAGCGGTGCGCAGGGTTTGCCGCTGATGGCGCGGCTCCAGGCGGGACGAGTGGCGATCTTCGTCGCCGACGTCGCCCGAGGTACTTGA
- the hisB gene encoding imidazoleglycerol-phosphate dehydratase HisB: protein MTQSQPAPRRSKIERKTKESDIVVELDLDGTGRVHVDTGVPFFDHMLTALGSHASFDLAVRAKGDIEIEGHHTIEDTAIVLGQALGQALGDKKGIRRFGDAWIPMDETLAHAAVDVSGRPYCVHTGEPDHLLRFTIAGSQAPYHTVVNRHVFESLAMNARIALHVRTLYGRDPHHITEAQYKAVARALRQAVEYDPRVTGVPSTKGTL, encoded by the coding sequence GTGACTCAGTCCCAGCCCGCGCCGCGCCGCTCGAAAATCGAACGCAAGACCAAGGAGTCCGACATCGTCGTCGAACTCGACCTCGACGGCACCGGTCGCGTGCACGTCGACACCGGGGTGCCGTTCTTCGACCACATGCTCACCGCCCTGGGCAGCCACGCGAGCTTCGACCTGGCGGTGCGCGCCAAGGGCGACATCGAGATCGAGGGCCACCACACGATCGAGGACACCGCGATCGTGTTGGGGCAGGCGTTGGGACAGGCGCTGGGCGACAAGAAGGGCATCCGCCGGTTCGGTGACGCGTGGATCCCGATGGACGAGACGCTCGCGCACGCCGCGGTCGACGTATCGGGCCGGCCGTACTGCGTGCACACCGGCGAACCGGATCACCTGCTGCGCTTCACGATCGCCGGCTCGCAGGCGCCGTACCACACCGTCGTCAACCGGCATGTGTTCGAGTCGCTGGCAATGAACGCGCGCATCGCCCTGCACGTGCGCACGCTCTACGGCCGCGACCCGCACCACATCACCGAGGCGCAGTACAAGGCCGTCGCCCGCGCACTGCGGCAGGCCGTCGAGTACGACCCGCGCGTCACCGGTGTGCCGTCGACGAAAGGCACGCTGTGA
- the hisD gene encoding histidinol dehydrogenase: protein MDSVNLSPRPIARIDLRGAQLSAARLRAALPRGGVDVDAVVPRVRPIVDAVAQRGAQAALEYTETFDGVRPAQVLVPPDRLAAALADLGADVRAALEVAIERARAVHADQRRRDTTTTLAPGATVTERWVPVERVGLYVPGGNAVYPSSVVMNVVPAQTAGVDSLVIASPPQVDFGGLPHPTILAAAALLGVDEVWAVGGAQSIALLAYGGTDTEGTELVPVDMITGPGNIYVTAAKRICRSQVGIDAEAGPTEIAILADHTADPGHVAADLISQAEHDEMAASVLVTPSVELADATDRELGKQLETTVHRERVTAALRGRQSATVLVDDLDAGIRTVNAYAAEHLEIQTVDAREVVGQIRSAGAIFVGPYAPVSLGDYCAGSNHVLPTAGCARHSSGLSVQTFLRGIHVVDYDEAALKDVSGYVITLAEAENLPAHGEAVRRRFER, encoded by the coding sequence ATGGACAGCGTGAATCTATCGCCGCGGCCGATCGCGCGCATCGACTTGCGCGGCGCGCAGCTGTCCGCCGCGCGGTTGCGGGCCGCCCTGCCGCGCGGCGGGGTCGACGTGGACGCGGTGGTTCCCCGGGTGCGCCCGATCGTCGACGCGGTCGCCCAGCGCGGCGCGCAGGCGGCGCTGGAGTACACCGAAACGTTCGACGGTGTGCGCCCTGCGCAGGTCCTCGTGCCACCCGATCGCCTGGCCGCGGCGTTGGCGGACCTGGGCGCCGACGTCCGCGCCGCGTTGGAGGTCGCGATCGAGCGGGCCCGCGCCGTGCACGCCGACCAGCGCCGCCGCGACACCACGACGACACTGGCGCCCGGGGCGACGGTGACCGAGCGCTGGGTGCCGGTGGAGCGGGTCGGGCTGTACGTGCCGGGCGGCAACGCCGTCTACCCGTCGAGCGTGGTGATGAATGTGGTGCCCGCCCAGACCGCAGGGGTGGACTCGCTGGTGATCGCCAGCCCGCCACAGGTCGACTTCGGCGGGTTGCCGCACCCGACGATTCTTGCCGCCGCGGCGCTGCTGGGCGTCGACGAGGTGTGGGCCGTCGGCGGGGCGCAGTCCATCGCGCTGCTGGCGTACGGCGGCACCGACACCGAGGGCACCGAACTCGTGCCCGTCGACATGATCACCGGACCAGGCAACATCTACGTCACCGCCGCCAAGCGCATCTGCCGGTCGCAGGTGGGCATCGACGCCGAGGCGGGCCCCACCGAGATCGCGATCCTGGCCGACCACACCGCCGACCCCGGCCATGTCGCGGCCGACCTGATCAGCCAGGCCGAACACGACGAGATGGCCGCCAGCGTGCTGGTCACGCCGAGCGTCGAGCTGGCCGACGCGACCGACCGTGAGCTGGGCAAGCAGCTGGAGACCACCGTGCACCGCGAGCGGGTGACCGCGGCGCTGCGCGGCAGGCAGTCGGCGACGGTGCTCGTCGACGACCTCGACGCGGGCATCCGCACGGTCAACGCGTACGCCGCCGAACATCTCGAGATCCAAACCGTCGATGCGCGCGAAGTCGTCGGCCAGATCCGCTCGGCGGGCGCGATTTTCGTCGGCCCGTACGCGCCGGTCAGCCTCGGCGACTACTGCGCGGGATCCAACCACGTGCTGCCGACGGCCGGCTGCGCACGGCACTCGAGCGGGTTGTCGGTGCAGACCTTCCTGCGCGGCATCCACGTCGTCGACTACGACGAAGCCGCGCTCAAAGACGTGTCCGGCTACGTCATCACCCTGGCCGAGGCCGAGAACCTGCCCGCCCACGGCGAAGCGGTGCGGCGGAGGTTCGAACGGTGA
- a CDS encoding histidinol-phosphate transaminase, translating into MPGDNVTLDDLPLRADLRGKTPYGAPQLDVPVRLNTNENPHPPTQALIDDVTASVAAVAGDLHRYPDRDAVALRTDLATYLSAQTRTHLGVENVWAANGSNEILQQLLQAFGGPGRSAIGFVPSYSMHPIIADGTRTAWLVANRAVDFSIDIDVAVAAITERNPDIVFVASPNNPSGQSVPLDDLRRLLDAMHSGILIVDEAYGEFSSQPSAVHLIDRYPTKLVVTRTMSKAFAFAGGRLGYLIAAPAVIEAMLLVRLPYHLSSVTQAAARAALRHADDTLGSVATLIAERNRVCAALSDMGFRVIDSDANFVLFGEFADAPATWQRYLEAGILIRDVGIPGYLRATTGLAEENDALLAASARLAATELSPVGAS; encoded by the coding sequence CTGCCCGGTGACAATGTGACGCTCGATGATCTTCCGTTGCGTGCGGACCTGCGCGGGAAAACGCCTTACGGCGCACCGCAGTTGGACGTCCCGGTGCGGCTGAACACCAATGAGAACCCGCATCCGCCGACGCAGGCGCTCATCGACGACGTGACGGCATCGGTCGCTGCGGTCGCCGGCGACCTGCACCGCTACCCGGACCGCGACGCGGTGGCGTTGCGTACCGACCTGGCGACCTACCTCTCGGCGCAGACCCGAACCCATCTTGGTGTCGAAAACGTCTGGGCGGCAAACGGTTCCAATGAAATCCTGCAGCAACTCCTGCAGGCCTTCGGTGGGCCGGGCCGCAGCGCGATCGGGTTCGTGCCGTCGTACTCGATGCACCCGATCATCGCCGACGGCACCCGGACCGCGTGGCTGGTGGCCAACCGGGCCGTGGACTTCAGCATCGACATCGACGTCGCCGTCGCGGCAATCACCGAGCGCAACCCCGACATCGTGTTCGTCGCGAGCCCGAACAACCCGTCGGGACAGAGCGTTCCGCTCGACGACCTGCGTCGGCTGCTCGACGCCATGCACAGCGGCATCCTCATCGTCGACGAGGCGTATGGCGAGTTCTCGTCGCAGCCCAGCGCGGTGCACCTCATCGACCGGTATCCGACCAAGCTCGTGGTCACCCGCACGATGAGCAAGGCGTTCGCATTCGCGGGCGGCCGACTGGGGTATCTGATCGCCGCTCCCGCGGTGATCGAAGCGATGCTGCTGGTCCGGTTGCCGTACCACCTGTCCTCGGTCACCCAGGCCGCCGCGCGCGCCGCGCTGCGCCATGCCGATGACACCCTCGGCAGCGTCGCCACCCTCATCGCCGAACGCAACCGCGTCTGCGCGGCATTGTCCGACATGGGGTTTCGGGTGATCGACAGCGACGCCAACTTCGTACTGTTCGGTGAATTCGCCGATGCACCCGCCACCTGGCAGCGCTACCTCGAGGCGGGAATCCTGATCCGCGACGTCGGTATTCCCGGTTATCTGCGCGCCACCACCGGTTTGGCCGAAGAGAACGACGCGCTGCTGGCCGCCAGCGCCCGCCTGGCCGCGACCGAACTATCCCCAGTAGGAGCATCGTGA